One genomic segment of Pseudomonas fortuita includes these proteins:
- a CDS encoding glutamate-5-semialdehyde dehydrogenase, protein MTESVLDYMTRLGRAAREASRVIGRASTAQKNRALQAAADALDAARAELTAANELDLAAGRANGLEPALLDRLALTPARIDGMITGLRQVASLPDPVGAIRDMSYRPSGIQVGKMRAPLGVIGIIYESRPNVTIDAASLCLKSGNATILRGGSEAIHSNRAIATCIQRGLAAAGLPAAVVQVVETTDREAVGALISMPQFVDVIVPRGGRGLIERISRDARVPVIKHLDGICHIYVSQHADLDKAWNVAFNAKTYRYGICGAMETLLVDQQVAERFLPEMARRFQEKGVELRGCERTRALIEAKPATEDDWHTEYLDAILSIRVVDGLDQAIEHINHYGSHHTDSIISEHQGEARQFMAEVDSASVMLNTPTCFADGFEYGLGAEIGISTDKLHARGPVGLEGLTCEKYVVIGDGQLRGQESC, encoded by the coding sequence ATGACTGAGTCCGTTCTTGACTACATGACCCGTTTGGGTCGCGCTGCCCGTGAGGCTTCCCGGGTAATCGGCCGTGCCAGCACCGCGCAGAAAAACCGCGCCCTGCAAGCCGCTGCCGATGCGCTGGATGCTGCCCGTGCGGAACTGACTGCCGCCAACGAGCTGGACCTGGCCGCCGGCCGCGCCAATGGCCTGGAGCCGGCACTGCTCGACCGCCTCGCGCTGACCCCTGCACGTATCGATGGCATGATCACCGGCCTGCGGCAGGTCGCCAGCCTGCCGGACCCGGTTGGTGCCATCCGCGACATGAGCTACCGCCCATCGGGTATTCAGGTTGGCAAGATGCGCGCACCGCTGGGCGTGATCGGGATCATCTACGAGTCGCGCCCGAACGTGACCATCGATGCTGCCAGCCTGTGCCTGAAGTCAGGTAACGCAACCATCCTGCGTGGCGGCTCTGAAGCCATCCATTCCAACCGTGCTATCGCCACCTGCATCCAGCGTGGCCTGGCCGCCGCGGGCCTGCCGGCTGCCGTGGTGCAGGTGGTCGAGACCACCGACCGCGAAGCCGTGGGCGCGCTCATCAGCATGCCGCAATTTGTAGACGTCATCGTGCCGCGCGGCGGCCGTGGCCTGATCGAGCGCATCAGCCGCGATGCCCGCGTTCCGGTCATCAAGCACCTGGACGGCATCTGCCACATCTACGTCAGCCAGCATGCCGACCTGGACAAGGCCTGGAACGTGGCCTTCAACGCCAAGACCTACCGTTATGGCATCTGCGGCGCCATGGAAACCCTGCTGGTCGACCAGCAAGTGGCCGAGCGTTTCCTGCCGGAAATGGCCCGCCGCTTCCAGGAGAAGGGCGTGGAACTGCGTGGCTGCGAGCGTACCCGCGCGCTCATCGAGGCCAAGCCGGCCACTGAAGACGACTGGCACACCGAGTACCTGGACGCGATCCTGTCGATCCGCGTCGTCGATGGCCTGGACCAGGCCATCGAGCACATCAACCACTATGGCTCACACCACACCGACTCGATCATCAGCGAACACCAGGGTGAAGCCCGCCAGTTCATGGCTGAAGTCGACTCGGCGTCGGTCATGCTCAACACCCCGACCTGCTTTGCCGACGGTTTCGAGTACGGGTTGGGTGCGGAAATCGGTATTTCCACCGACAAGCTGCATGCCCGTGGCCCGGTCGGCCTGGAAGGCCTGACCTGCGAGAAGTACGTAGTGATCGGCGACGGCCAGCTGCGCGGTCAGGAGTCCTGCTGA
- a CDS encoding DNA-3-methyladenine glycosylase, translated as MPALPDSFFDRDAQTVAKALLGKVIRHRHGDLWLAARIIETEAYYLTDKGSHASLGYTEKRKALFLDGGHIYMYYARGGDSLNFSAHGPGNAVLIKSAYPWQDDLSGPDSLAQMQLNNPDASSKLRPDERLCAGQTLLCRALGLKVPVWDAQRFDAERLYVDDCGNAVPRVIQTARLGIPHGRDEHLPYRFVDAEYARFCTRNPLRRGQVEGRDFFILEQGS; from the coding sequence ATGCCAGCCCTGCCCGACAGCTTTTTCGACCGTGACGCCCAGACCGTGGCCAAGGCCCTGCTGGGCAAGGTAATCCGCCACCGCCACGGCGACCTGTGGCTGGCCGCACGCATCATCGAGACCGAGGCCTATTACCTCACCGACAAAGGCAGCCACGCCTCGCTCGGCTACACCGAAAAGCGCAAGGCGCTGTTCCTCGATGGCGGGCACATCTACATGTACTACGCCCGCGGCGGCGACTCGCTGAACTTCAGCGCCCACGGGCCGGGCAACGCGGTGCTGATCAAGTCTGCCTATCCTTGGCAGGACGACCTCTCGGGCCCCGACAGCCTGGCGCAGATGCAACTGAACAACCCCGACGCCAGCAGCAAGCTCCGCCCGGATGAACGCCTGTGCGCCGGCCAGACCCTGCTGTGCCGAGCCCTGGGCCTGAAAGTGCCAGTGTGGGACGCCCAGCGCTTCGACGCCGAGCGGCTGTATGTGGACGATTGCGGCAACGCCGTACCAAGGGTTATCCAGACTGCAAGGCTGGGCATCCCGCACGGGCGCGACGAGCACCTGCCCTACCGCTTCGTCGACGCCGAGTACGCCCGGTTCTGCACGCGGAACCCGTTACGTCGCGGCCAAGTCGAAGGCCGTGACTTCTTCATTCTCGAACAAGGAAGCTGA
- a CDS encoding bifunctional DedA family/phosphatase PAP2 family protein, translating into MGQWLDSLTGWLSANPQWLGLAIFLVACIECLAIAGIIVPGTVLLFAVAVLAGSGAFSLGETLLLGFLGGLLGDAVSYTLGKYFHQNIRRLPLLRHHPEWIGSAETYFQRYGIASLLVGRFIGPLRPMLPMVAGMFDMPLPRFIAVSLVAGAGWSVAYLLPGWATGAAMRLPLPEGFWLDAGIIAGTLAVIIGLSLTTSIRDQRHGTRLIAGMSFAALAGLFLGWPYLHEFDQGVMTLVQEHRSQAIDGAVVLVTRLGDFRTQLFLGALLTGLLLLARQWRHAFFAAGALMGTAIANGTLKWLFARARPEVLTDPLTSYSMPSGHSSASFAFFLVMAVLAGRGQPPRMRLTWVMLGCIPALAIALSRVYLGAHWPTDILAGALLACCVCALSLTVAQRQQTLPALPLRVWWLVLPACIALLAYFAMHALPQALLRYQY; encoded by the coding sequence ATGGGCCAATGGCTCGACAGCCTGACCGGCTGGCTAAGCGCCAACCCGCAGTGGCTTGGCCTGGCGATTTTCCTGGTGGCCTGCATTGAGTGCCTGGCTATTGCCGGCATCATCGTGCCTGGCACTGTGCTGCTGTTTGCTGTCGCGGTACTGGCCGGCAGTGGCGCCTTCAGCCTGGGCGAAACATTGCTGCTGGGCTTTCTTGGCGGCCTTTTGGGCGACGCCGTGTCGTACACACTGGGCAAGTACTTCCACCAGAACATTCGCCGCCTGCCGCTACTGCGCCACCACCCGGAGTGGATTGGCAGTGCAGAGACCTATTTTCAGCGCTACGGCATTGCCAGCCTGCTGGTAGGGCGGTTCATCGGGCCGCTGCGGCCCATGCTGCCAATGGTCGCGGGCATGTTCGACATGCCGTTGCCGCGCTTCATCGCAGTCAGCCTGGTGGCCGGCGCCGGCTGGTCGGTCGCCTACCTGCTGCCAGGCTGGGCTACCGGCGCGGCCATGCGCCTGCCGCTGCCGGAAGGTTTCTGGCTGGACGCCGGCATCATCGCCGGCACCCTGGCGGTCATCATCGGCCTTAGCCTGACCACCAGCATTCGCGACCAGCGCCATGGGACACGACTGATCGCCGGCATGAGCTTCGCTGCCTTGGCCGGGCTATTCCTCGGCTGGCCTTACCTGCACGAGTTCGACCAAGGCGTGATGACACTGGTGCAGGAGCATCGCAGCCAGGCCATCGACGGCGCCGTGGTACTGGTGACCCGGCTGGGCGATTTCCGCACGCAACTGTTTCTCGGCGCCCTGCTGACCGGCCTGCTGCTGCTTGCCCGCCAGTGGCGGCACGCGTTTTTTGCCGCTGGCGCGCTGATGGGCACAGCGATCGCCAACGGTACACTGAAATGGCTGTTTGCCCGGGCGCGGCCGGAAGTGCTGACCGACCCACTGACCAGCTACAGCATGCCCAGCGGGCACAGCTCGGCGTCGTTTGCGTTCTTTCTGGTCATGGCAGTGCTGGCAGGGCGCGGACAGCCGCCGCGCATGCGCCTGACCTGGGTGATGCTGGGTTGCATTCCGGCGCTGGCGATTGCCCTGTCACGGGTGTACCTGGGGGCGCACTGGCCAACCGACATCCTGGCCGGCGCCCTGCTGGCCTGCTGTGTATGCGCGCTTAGCCTGACTGTGGCGCAGCGCCAGCAGACACTGCCGGCCCTGCCGCTGCGGGTGTGGTGGCTGGTGTTGCCGGCATGTATCGCGCTGCTGGCGTACTTTGCAATGCATGCGCTGCCGCAGGCTTTGCTCAGATACCAATATTGA
- a CDS encoding LON peptidase substrate-binding domain-containing protein: MTLPLFPLNTVLFPGCFLDLQIFEARYLDMIGRCMKQGEGFGVVCILEGEQVGKAPPMVASIGCEAVIRDFAQQDNGLLGIRVEGVRRFSLASTEVQKDQLLVGQVQWLPEHADSPLLDSDDDLLALLVALGEHPMVEALDMPRPVDGRQALANQLAYLLPFMEEDKLDLLTLDSPQQRLGEIQKLLERIQGELFA; this comes from the coding sequence ATGACACTACCGCTGTTTCCGCTCAATACCGTGCTGTTCCCGGGCTGCTTTCTCGATTTGCAGATTTTCGAGGCGCGCTACCTGGACATGATCGGGCGCTGCATGAAGCAGGGCGAAGGCTTTGGGGTGGTCTGCATCCTGGAAGGTGAACAGGTTGGCAAGGCGCCACCGATGGTCGCTTCGATCGGCTGTGAAGCGGTGATCCGCGACTTTGCGCAGCAGGATAATGGCTTGCTGGGTATTCGCGTTGAAGGGGTGCGGCGCTTCAGTCTGGCAAGCACCGAGGTGCAGAAGGACCAGTTGCTGGTGGGGCAGGTGCAATGGCTGCCGGAGCACGCGGACAGCCCGTTGCTCGATTCCGATGATGACCTGCTGGCGCTGCTGGTGGCGCTGGGTGAGCACCCGATGGTCGAGGCGCTGGACATGCCGCGCCCGGTGGACGGGCGCCAGGCGCTGGCCAACCAGCTGGCGTACCTGCTGCCGTTCATGGAAGAAGACAAGCTGGACCTGCTGACCCTCGACTCGCCGCAGCAGCGATTGGGGGAGATTCAGAAATTGCTGGAGCGGATTCAGGGTGAGCTTTTCGCCTGA
- a CDS encoding LrgB family protein: MMPDWQGALDAVVHHPLFGIGITLGAYQVVLAAYEKTRWIFLQPVLVSMLLVIGVLLLCGIEYSEYRKSTEIMNILLGPATVALAVPLYLNLRRIRQLFWPTFTTLVIGGLFATLCCLLLGWWFGAEHMILMTMAPKSVTSPIAMLVAEQIGGVAALAAVFVLITGVIGAIFGPALLSRFGVHSPEARGMSLGVTAHAVGTSVALQEGDECGAFAALAMSLMGVATAVFLPLAVSLVA, translated from the coding sequence ATGATGCCCGATTGGCAAGGCGCGCTGGATGCAGTGGTGCACCATCCTTTGTTTGGTATCGGTATCACGCTCGGTGCCTACCAGGTGGTGCTGGCGGCCTACGAGAAAACCCGCTGGATCTTCCTGCAGCCGGTACTGGTATCGATGTTGCTGGTAATCGGCGTGCTGCTGCTGTGCGGCATTGAATACAGCGAGTATCGCAAGAGCACCGAAATCATGAACATCCTGCTGGGCCCCGCCACTGTGGCGTTGGCCGTGCCGCTCTACCTCAACCTGCGGCGTATCCGGCAGCTGTTCTGGCCCACATTTACTACGCTGGTAATCGGGGGCCTGTTCGCCACGCTCTGCTGCCTGTTGCTAGGCTGGTGGTTCGGTGCAGAACACATGATCCTGATGACCATGGCACCCAAGTCGGTGACCTCGCCAATTGCCATGCTGGTGGCAGAGCAGATTGGCGGTGTGGCGGCGCTGGCGGCAGTGTTCGTACTGATCACCGGGGTGATTGGCGCCATCTTCGGCCCGGCGCTGCTGAGCCGCTTCGGCGTGCATAGCCCTGAGGCGCGCGGCATGTCGCTGGGCGTCACGGCGCATGCGGTGGGGACCTCGGTCGCCCTGCAGGAAGGTGACGAATGCGGCGCTTTTGCCGCGTTGGCGATGAGCTTGATGGGGGTAGCCACGGCAGTGTTCCTGCCGCTGGCGGTCAGCCTGGTAGCTTGA
- a CDS encoding CidA/LrgA family protein: MLLRGLTWLVLFQLLGTAINHLLVPFLPGPIIGLVLLLGFLMARGEVGKPLNEAASSLLRYLPLLLVPPAVGVMVYAKDIAADFWAIAGALLISCLVTLVFVGVLMQTLIHRQGKREERP, from the coding sequence ATGCTGTTGCGTGGTTTGACCTGGCTGGTGCTGTTCCAGCTGCTGGGGACGGCGATCAACCACTTGTTGGTGCCGTTTCTGCCGGGGCCGATCATCGGCCTGGTGCTGCTGTTGGGCTTCCTCATGGCCCGCGGTGAGGTGGGCAAGCCATTGAACGAGGCGGCCAGCAGCCTGCTGCGCTACCTGCCGCTGTTGCTGGTACCGCCGGCAGTGGGGGTGATGGTGTATGCCAAAGACATCGCCGCCGACTTCTGGGCGATTGCCGGAGCCCTGCTGATCTCCTGCCTGGTGACGCTGGTTTTTGTGGGTGTGCTGATGCAAACGCTCATTCACCGCCAGGGCAAGCGCGAGGAGCGGCCATGA
- a CDS encoding MaoC family dehydratase: MPYVPVTELSQYVGKALGHSAWLKIDQQRINLFAEATGDFQFIHVDPEKAAETPFGGTIAHGFLTLSLIPKLIEDILVLPQGLKMVVNYGLDSVRFIQPVKVNSQVRLKVDLAEVVQKKPGQWLLKAIATLEIEGEEKPAYIAESLSLCFV, encoded by the coding sequence ATGCCCTATGTGCCGGTTACAGAGCTTTCGCAGTATGTTGGTAAAGCGCTGGGCCACTCCGCCTGGCTGAAGATCGATCAGCAGCGCATCAACCTGTTCGCCGAGGCGACAGGCGATTTTCAGTTCATCCATGTCGACCCTGAAAAGGCGGCCGAAACCCCGTTTGGCGGCACCATCGCCCATGGTTTTCTGACATTGTCACTGATCCCCAAGCTGATCGAGGACATCCTGGTCCTGCCGCAAGGGCTGAAGATGGTGGTGAACTATGGGCTGGACAGCGTACGGTTCATCCAGCCGGTCAAGGTCAACAGCCAGGTGCGGCTGAAGGTGGACCTGGCCGAAGTGGTGCAGAAGAAGCCGGGGCAATGGCTGCTCAAGGCAATTGCTACGCTGGAAATCGAGGGTGAAGAGAAGCCTGCTTATATAGCTGAGTCGCTCTCGCTCTGTTTCGTCTGA
- the prmA gene encoding 50S ribosomal protein L11 methyltransferase, with protein sequence MPWLQVRLAISPEQAETYEDALLEVGAVSVTFMDAEDQPIFEPDLNTTPLWSHTHLLALFEADAEPEQVFAHLRLLTGAELPQHQAEVIEDQDWERSWMDNFQPMRFGRRLWIVPSWHDAPEKDAVNLLLDPGLAFGTGTHPTTALCLEWLDGQQLEGTQVLDFGCGSGILAIASLLLGAREAVGTDIDVQAIEASRDNAQRNGIADEKLALYLPEHMPAMQADVLVANILAGPLVSLAPQLSGLVRPGGLLALSGILAEQGEDVAAAYAADFELDPIVVRDGWVRISGRRR encoded by the coding sequence ATGCCCTGGCTGCAAGTACGCCTGGCCATCAGCCCGGAACAAGCCGAAACCTACGAAGATGCCCTGCTCGAAGTAGGCGCCGTCTCGGTCACGTTCATGGATGCCGAAGATCAACCGATCTTCGAGCCAGACCTCAACACCACCCCGCTGTGGTCGCACACCCACCTGCTGGCGCTGTTCGAGGCCGATGCCGAGCCCGAGCAGGTGTTTGCCCACCTGCGCCTGCTGACCGGCGCCGAGCTGCCACAGCACCAGGCCGAGGTAATCGAGGACCAGGACTGGGAGCGCAGCTGGATGGACAACTTCCAGCCTATGCGTTTCGGCCGCCGCCTGTGGATTGTGCCCAGCTGGCACGACGCCCCGGAAAAGGACGCAGTGAACCTGCTGCTGGACCCAGGCCTTGCCTTTGGCACTGGCACCCACCCCACCACTGCCCTGTGCCTGGAATGGCTCGACGGCCAGCAACTTGAAGGCACCCAGGTGCTGGACTTCGGCTGCGGCTCGGGCATTCTGGCCATCGCTTCGCTACTGCTGGGCGCGCGTGAAGCGGTCGGTACCGACATCGACGTGCAGGCCATCGAAGCTTCGCGCGATAACGCCCAGCGCAACGGCATTGCCGATGAGAAGCTGGCGCTGTACCTGCCCGAGCACATGCCGGCCATGCAGGCCGACGTGCTGGTCGCCAATATCCTCGCTGGCCCGCTGGTGTCGCTGGCTCCGCAGCTGTCGGGCCTGGTGCGCCCAGGTGGCCTGCTGGCGCTGTCCGGCATTCTGGCCGAACAGGGTGAGGACGTGGCTGCGGCCTACGCCGCCGACTTCGAGCTGGACCCGATCGTCGTTCGCGATGGCTGGGTGCGCATCAGTGGTCGCCGCCGCTAA
- a CDS encoding DUF3426 domain-containing protein, producing MTDSFVTQCPHCQTSFRVTHHQLSVARGVVRCGHCLQVFNAAKQLLEQNRASAPELPVPVPAPVPVPAAPAEPVPAPAITPEPVPRERSITPDEDWALTAQALDALDLDQELARLERRGQPTQARPANMDDGLQARRDEPGPDEHADDLFGNATGEPFEPKTPAEPAPVLEPQPLELDLEPVPGERTEPTLGSNLDLDNDDEPPVHRAAEIDDQAAFSEPLRASDDEIPEKGLSARDDEPLALHLSARDDDPDEPLPGERLEPGLASKPERPLRKEPLVDVVDDPLQLGWEKPAPNWGKRLLWGFLTLLAAGLLAFQYVWFHFDEMARQDQYRPIFQQICPMVGCQVPTRVDISRIKSSNLVVRSHPDFKGALIVDAIIYNRAPFAQPFPLLELRFADLNGQLIASRRFKPSEYLSGELAGRGDMPSQTPIHIALDILDPGPKAVNYSLSFRSPE from the coding sequence ATGACCGACAGTTTCGTCACCCAGTGCCCGCATTGCCAGACCAGCTTTCGCGTCACCCACCACCAGTTGAGCGTGGCCCGCGGCGTAGTCCGCTGCGGCCATTGCCTACAGGTGTTCAATGCCGCCAAGCAACTGCTGGAGCAGAACCGTGCCAGCGCACCTGAGCTGCCGGTGCCAGTACCTGCACCTGTGCCTGTGCCAGCGGCGCCTGCCGAGCCCGTGCCCGCGCCGGCAATCACGCCCGAGCCTGTCCCCCGCGAGCGCAGCATTACCCCTGACGAGGACTGGGCCCTGACCGCCCAGGCGCTGGACGCACTTGACCTCGACCAGGAGCTCGCACGCCTGGAGCGGCGCGGCCAACCGACCCAGGCACGCCCCGCCAACATGGATGACGGGCTGCAGGCGCGGCGTGACGAACCGGGCCCGGACGAGCACGCGGACGACTTGTTCGGCAACGCCACCGGTGAGCCCTTCGAGCCAAAAACGCCCGCAGAGCCCGCCCCTGTGCTGGAGCCGCAGCCCCTGGAACTGGACCTGGAGCCTGTACCCGGCGAACGCACCGAGCCGACACTGGGCAGTAACCTTGACCTGGACAACGATGACGAGCCGCCCGTACACCGCGCAGCCGAAATCGATGACCAGGCCGCATTCAGCGAACCGCTGCGCGCCAGCGATGACGAAATCCCGGAAAAAGGCCTGAGCGCCCGCGATGATGAACCGCTGGCCCTGCACCTGTCGGCGCGCGACGATGACCCTGATGAGCCGCTGCCGGGTGAACGCCTGGAGCCGGGCCTTGCCAGCAAGCCCGAGCGCCCGCTGCGCAAGGAGCCGCTGGTCGATGTGGTCGACGACCCACTGCAACTGGGCTGGGAAAAACCCGCACCCAACTGGGGCAAACGCCTGCTGTGGGGCTTCCTGACCCTGCTGGCCGCTGGCCTGCTGGCATTCCAGTATGTGTGGTTCCACTTCGACGAGATGGCCCGCCAGGACCAGTACCGGCCGATCTTCCAGCAAATTTGCCCGATGGTCGGGTGCCAGGTACCGACCCGCGTCGATATCTCAAGAATCAAGAGCAGCAACCTGGTGGTGCGCAGCCACCCGGATTTCAAAGGCGCACTGATCGTCGATGCGATCATTTACAACCGTGCACCGTTCGCCCAACCGTTCCCGCTGCTGGAACTGCGTTTTGCCGACCTCAATGGCCAACTGATCGCCAGCCGGCGCTTCAAACCCAGCGAGTACCTGTCCGGCGAATTGGCCGGGCGTGGCGACATGCCAAGCCAGACGCCGATCCATATCGCCCTGGACATCCTCGACCCGGGGCCGAAGGCCGTGAACTACAGCCTCAGCTTCCGTTCGCCGGAATAG
- the dusB gene encoding tRNA dihydrouridine synthase DusB — protein MSAVRIGPYTLRNNLILAPMAGVTDQPFRTLCKRLGAGMVVSEMVSSDMSLWNSRKSSLRRIHEGDPEPRSVQIAGGDAQMMAAAAKANVEAGAQIIDINMGCPAKKVCNKAAGSALLRDEALVSEILHAVVGAVDVPVTLKIRTGWDRANKNGLNVAKIAEQAGIQALAVHGRTRADLYTGEAEYDTIAAIKQAVSIPVFANGDITSPEKARAVLDATGVDGLLIGRAAQGRPWIFREIEHYLRTGEHLPAPQLDEVERILLEHLAALHAFYGDVMGVRIARKHVGWYLATRPGGKEFRSRFNALEDTQAQCANVRAFFSERRQSLGTEDGQGVAA, from the coding sequence ATGTCGGCGGTACGCATCGGCCCATACACACTACGTAACAACCTGATCCTCGCGCCCATGGCCGGGGTCACGGACCAACCTTTCCGTACGCTTTGCAAGCGCCTGGGCGCAGGCATGGTGGTATCGGAGATGGTCTCCAGCGACATGAGCCTGTGGAACAGCCGCAAGTCGAGCCTGCGCCGCATCCATGAAGGCGATCCCGAGCCACGCTCGGTGCAGATCGCCGGTGGTGACGCGCAGATGATGGCTGCAGCAGCAAAGGCCAACGTCGAAGCGGGCGCCCAGATCATCGACATCAACATGGGCTGCCCGGCAAAAAAAGTCTGCAACAAAGCTGCAGGCTCTGCTTTATTGAGAGATGAAGCCTTGGTCAGCGAGATCCTCCACGCCGTGGTCGGCGCTGTGGACGTCCCGGTGACCCTGAAGATCCGCACCGGTTGGGACCGGGCGAACAAGAACGGCCTGAACGTGGCGAAAATTGCCGAACAGGCCGGCATCCAGGCGCTGGCGGTGCATGGCCGTACACGTGCCGATCTTTACACCGGCGAAGCCGAATACGACACCATCGCAGCCATCAAGCAAGCGGTGTCGATCCCGGTCTTTGCCAATGGCGATATCACCTCGCCAGAAAAGGCCCGGGCGGTGCTGGATGCCACCGGGGTCGACGGCTTGTTGATTGGCCGGGCAGCCCAAGGGCGGCCATGGATCTTTCGCGAGATCGAGCATTACCTGCGCACTGGCGAACACCTGCCAGCGCCGCAACTGGACGAAGTGGAACGCATCCTGCTGGAGCATCTGGCCGCGTTGCATGCCTTTTATGGCGATGTGATGGGCGTACGTATCGCCCGCAAGCACGTTGGCTGGTACCTGGCAACACGACCCGGCGGCAAGGAGTTTCGCTCCCGGTTCAACGCTTTGGAAGACACACAAGCGCAGTGCGCCAACGTTCGCGCGTTTTTCAGTGAACGTCGACAGAGCCTTGGGACAGAGGACGGACAAGGGGTGGCCGCATGA
- the fis gene encoding DNA-binding transcriptional regulator Fis, with amino-acid sequence MTMMTETFVSGTTPVSDNANLKQHLNTPSEEGQTLRDSVEKALHNYFAHLEGATVTDVYNLVLSEVEAPLLESVMNYVKGNQTKASEMLGLNRGTLRKKLKQYDLL; translated from the coding sequence ATGACGATGATGACAGAGACATTTGTGAGTGGAACAACGCCCGTGAGCGACAACGCCAACCTGAAACAGCACCTCAACACGCCGAGCGAAGAGGGCCAGACCCTTCGCGACAGCGTCGAGAAGGCGCTGCACAACTACTTCGCCCACCTGGAAGGCGCGACCGTCACGGACGTGTACAACCTGGTGCTCTCCGAAGTGGAGGCGCCCCTGCTCGAGAGCGTGATGAATTACGTGAAGGGCAACCAGACCAAGGCCAGCGAGATGCTCGGGCTGAACCGAGGCACCCTGCGCAAGAAGCTCAAGCAGTACGACTTGCTGTAA